From one Sulfurimonas sp. HSL-3221 genomic stretch:
- a CDS encoding citrate synthase, with protein sequence MATVTLTDNRNGNTYEFSIMHPTMGQDVIDIRDLFKQTGMFTYDPGFTSTASCSSTITYIDGAKGELRYRGYPIEELAMKKSYLEVCYLLLNGELPSPEELAAYDYEFRKRAYVHEGLKNLFYSFPDNAHPMAMLSSAVSALSTFYSEHIMMRNDEDLQVMRRRLLAKVPTLAAFAYRRSLGIPFIYPDLERSFTENFLYMIHAYPGQDLKIPEVQVRALDTIFTLHADHEQNASTTVVRSVASTGAHPYAAITAGINALWGRAHGGANESVIAQLEYIGSADRVDEFIARTKDPNDDFRLMGFGHRVYKNFDPRAKILKQLLDEMKDELDVDSELLQIAEKIEAVALSDDYFISRKLYPNIDFYSGLILTALKIPKEMFTIIFVIGRTVGWLAQWLEFHADSEKKIARPRQRYIGPETRSLI encoded by the coding sequence ATGGCTACGGTGACTTTGACGGACAATCGAAACGGCAATACCTACGAATTTAGTATCATGCACCCTACCATGGGCCAGGACGTGATCGATATCCGCGACCTTTTCAAGCAGACGGGCATGTTTACCTACGACCCCGGCTTTACGTCGACGGCCAGCTGCAGCTCCACCATTACCTATATAGACGGCGCAAAGGGCGAACTGCGATACCGCGGCTATCCGATTGAAGAGCTGGCAATGAAAAAGAGCTATCTCGAGGTGTGCTACCTTCTGCTTAACGGCGAGCTCCCCTCCCCGGAGGAGCTGGCGGCGTACGATTACGAATTCCGCAAGCGGGCGTATGTGCATGAAGGATTGAAAAACCTCTTTTACTCCTTCCCAGACAATGCCCACCCCATGGCGATGCTCTCCTCCGCCGTTTCGGCGCTCTCCACCTTCTACTCGGAACACATCATGATGCGTAACGACGAAGACCTGCAGGTGATGCGCCGCCGGCTGCTGGCCAAGGTCCCTACCCTGGCCGCGTTCGCTTACCGGCGCTCCCTGGGCATTCCTTTTATCTATCCCGACCTTGAACGCTCTTTTACCGAAAACTTTCTCTATATGATCCATGCCTACCCCGGACAGGACCTGAAGATTCCGGAAGTGCAGGTACGGGCGCTCGATACGATCTTTACGCTCCATGCCGATCATGAGCAGAACGCCTCGACGACGGTGGTCCGCTCCGTAGCATCGACGGGAGCGCACCCCTATGCGGCGATCACGGCGGGCATCAATGCCCTGTGGGGTCGTGCCCACGGCGGGGCGAACGAGTCGGTCATCGCGCAGCTCGAATACATCGGTTCCGCTGACCGTGTCGACGAATTCATCGCCCGGACGAAGGACCCCAATGACGATTTCAGGCTGATGGGGTTTGGTCACCGTGTCTATAAAAACTTCGACCCCCGTGCTAAGATCCTGAAGCAACTGCTTGACGAGATGAAAGACGAGCTCGATGTTGACAGCGAACTGCTTCAGATCGCCGAGAAGATCGAGGCGGTCGCTCTCAGCGACGACTATTTTATTTCACGGAAGCTCTACCCCAATATCGATTTCTATTCGGGGCTGATCCTGACGGCGCTCAAAATCCCCAAAGAGATGTTTACTATTATCTTTGTGATAGGACGCACCGTCGGATGGCTTGCGCAGTGGTTAGAATTTCACGCCGATTCGGAAAAAAAGATCGCCCGGCCGCGTCAACGCTACATCGGACCGGAAACAAGGAGCTTAATTTAG
- a CDS encoding response regulator transcription factor translates to MKNVDLVQLTEETKKMSAMVVEDEAVANELLSSTFKNFFKDVTSAFNGKEALELFKEKKPDIVFVDIIMPEMDGIELARKIREMNPQQMVVVISASNDIQKISETIEIGVNSFIQKPIDTKKIIELLQNVTNMVKRKKKVETKTFSISLPLDLYDLVNDNAKAESISKNAVIIRALREFYM, encoded by the coding sequence ATGAAAAATGTTGACCTGGTTCAGCTGACCGAAGAGACGAAAAAAATGAGTGCAATGGTCGTTGAAGACGAGGCCGTTGCGAATGAACTGCTCAGTTCAACGTTCAAAAACTTTTTTAAAGATGTCACATCCGCATTCAACGGGAAAGAGGCTCTGGAACTTTTTAAAGAGAAAAAACCGGACATCGTCTTTGTCGACATCATTATGCCGGAGATGGACGGGATCGAGCTCGCACGCAAGATCCGTGAGATGAACCCGCAGCAGATGGTCGTTGTCATCTCTGCAAGCAACGACATCCAGAAGATCTCAGAAACGATCGAAATCGGAGTCAACAGCTTTATCCAGAAGCCGATTGATACGAAAAAGATCATCGAGCTTCTTCAGAACGTTACCAACATGGTCAAACGCAAGAAAAAGGTTGAAACGAAAACCTTCTCTATCTCCCTGCCCCTTGATCTGTATGACCTGGTCAACGACAACGCCAAAGCCGAGAGCATCTCCAAGAATGCGGTCATTATCCGCGCCCTCCGCGAATTCTATATGTAA
- the gltX gene encoding glutamate--tRNA ligase, which produces MLRFAPSPTGDMHIGNLRVALFNALLSRQRNEPLIIRIEDTDKERNIEGKDKEILQILALFGIEYGDVIYQSNNLRFHRAMAIQLLQEKKAFNCFCTPEELDRKRELAKEQKKPFRYDDACTHLPPEATIDNENPFTVRLKRPDAPITVEDIIKGAATFDPMDIDSFIILRAEKYPTYNFACAIDDMLGDISLVIRGEDHFSNTSKQIAIRNALGYDKKVEYAHLPIILNDEGKKMSKRDNASSVKWMLEEGFLPEAIANYLILIGNKTPEEVFTMAEAVAWFDLKNISRAPARFSIDKLRHINREHLRRMEDKELSRYVGFADDSIGRLAKLYLEEASTTKELKAKVAAVFAPKEIPEEFAESAEAIRAAIKAAPYFEAFDDLKQHVVDATGIKGKQLFKSLRLLLTGAEHGPELADVYVQIKSYLGEIVK; this is translated from the coding sequence ATGCTGCGTTTTGCCCCAAGCCCGACAGGAGATATGCACATCGGGAACCTGCGCGTTGCCCTCTTCAACGCCCTCCTCTCCCGCCAGCGCAATGAGCCGCTCATCATCCGGATCGAAGATACGGACAAAGAGCGCAATATTGAAGGCAAGGACAAGGAGATCCTGCAGATCCTTGCGCTCTTCGGTATCGAATACGGCGACGTCATCTACCAGAGCAACAACCTGCGTTTTCACCGTGCCATGGCGATCCAGCTGCTGCAGGAGAAAAAAGCGTTCAACTGTTTCTGTACCCCCGAAGAGCTCGACCGCAAACGTGAGCTGGCGAAGGAGCAGAAAAAGCCCTTCCGCTACGACGACGCCTGTACGCACCTTCCTCCGGAAGCGACGATCGACAACGAGAACCCGTTCACGGTCCGTCTGAAGCGCCCCGATGCACCCATCACGGTTGAGGACATCATCAAGGGTGCAGCGACGTTCGACCCGATGGATATCGACAGCTTTATTATCCTGCGCGCGGAAAAGTACCCGACCTACAACTTCGCCTGTGCCATCGACGATATGCTCGGCGACATCTCCCTGGTCATCCGTGGCGAGGACCACTTCTCCAACACCTCCAAGCAGATCGCGATCCGCAACGCCCTGGGCTACGACAAGAAGGTCGAATACGCCCACCTGCCCATCATCCTCAACGACGAGGGCAAGAAGATGAGTAAGCGCGACAATGCGTCGAGCGTCAAGTGGATGCTTGAAGAGGGGTTCCTGCCCGAAGCGATCGCCAACTACCTCATTCTCATCGGCAACAAGACCCCAGAAGAGGTCTTTACGATGGCCGAGGCGGTCGCCTGGTTCGACCTTAAAAATATCTCCCGCGCGCCGGCGCGTTTCAGCATTGACAAGCTGCGCCATATCAACCGTGAGCACCTCCGCCGCATGGAGGATAAAGAGCTTTCGCGCTACGTCGGGTTTGCCGACGATTCCATCGGCAGACTGGCCAAACTCTACCTGGAAGAGGCCAGTACGACCAAGGAGCTCAAGGCAAAGGTAGCGGCGGTGTTTGCGCCGAAGGAGATCCCGGAGGAGTTCGCCGAGAGCGCCGAAGCGATCCGCGCCGCCATCAAAGCGGCGCCCTACTTCGAAGCTTTCGACGATCTCAAGCAGCATGTCGTCGACGCCACGGGCATCAAGGGCAAACAGCTCTTTAAATCCCTGCGCCTGCTGCTCACCGGCGCCGAACACGGCCCGGAACTGGCCGACGTCTATGTACAGATCAAATCCTACCTCGGGGAGATCGTCAAATGA
- the mobB gene encoding molybdopterin-guanine dinucleotide biosynthesis protein B encodes MKKRLAVAFTGPSNSGKTTLIVKVAARLMHEHGKEVAIIKNDPKDKARFDIPGKDSYKFTDTGAEVIVTSPSRTTLFSHRHHELDELIALFGHFDILLVEGLKTLPLPRISIFRDRIDEAYFPYMNALAVDESVTLDDYDLPDKVAVLDLNDPDAVVEWILTHAKEI; translated from the coding sequence ATGAAGAAACGTCTTGCCGTCGCTTTTACCGGCCCTTCGAACAGCGGAAAAACGACACTGATCGTCAAAGTGGCCGCCCGCCTGATGCACGAACACGGCAAAGAGGTTGCCATTATCAAGAACGACCCCAAGGACAAGGCGCGTTTCGACATTCCCGGCAAGGACAGCTACAAGTTCACCGATACCGGTGCCGAGGTGATCGTCACATCGCCCAGCCGAACCACCCTCTTCTCCCACCGCCACCACGAGCTGGACGAACTGATCGCGCTCTTCGGCCATTTTGACATCCTGCTCGTCGAAGGACTCAAAACCCTGCCGCTGCCGCGGATCAGCATCTTTCGCGACCGCATCGACGAAGCCTATTTTCCCTATATGAACGCCCTCGCCGTCGACGAGAGCGTCACACTTGACGATTACGACCTTCCCGACAAGGTCGCCGTCCTCGACCTCAACGACCCCGACGCCGTCGTCGAGTGGATCCTCACCCATGCCAAGGAGATATAA
- a CDS encoding class 1 fructose-bisphosphatase encodes MQTLAPVFEAIERAAHRIHEAITNEDTDYSAHSNQSGDVQLKLDIQSDLIIAEEFSRIPLVKAIASEEKEEEEILHEGGQLCIAYDPLDGSSLIDVDLSVGSIFGIYDGEWSAQKMIASVYVVYGPRTEMVTAYKNNVRHYTWRHGRFKELEQIKIGEKGKLNAPGGTQQHWPVHHKQLIDGLFAEGYRLRYSGGMVPDLHQILLKGGGLFSYPGTTDKPDGKLRKLFEVFPFAFVYEMAGGAAVDEKGNRLLELPCSDPHETTPCFFGSTYEIGKVKAAYGAE; translated from the coding sequence ATGCAGACCCTCGCCCCCGTCTTTGAAGCCATCGAACGCGCCGCGCACCGTATTCACGAAGCGATCACCAACGAAGATACCGACTATTCGGCCCACTCCAACCAGTCCGGCGACGTTCAGCTCAAGCTCGACATCCAGAGCGACTTGATCATCGCCGAGGAGTTCTCCCGCATTCCCCTCGTCAAGGCGATCGCCAGCGAGGAGAAAGAGGAGGAGGAGATCCTGCACGAAGGCGGGCAGCTCTGCATCGCCTACGACCCCCTCGACGGTTCCAGCCTGATCGACGTCGACCTGAGCGTCGGCTCCATTTTCGGCATCTACGACGGCGAATGGAGCGCGCAGAAGATGATCGCTTCCGTCTACGTCGTCTACGGCCCGCGTACCGAGATGGTGACGGCCTACAAGAACAACGTCCGCCACTACACGTGGCGCCACGGCCGTTTCAAAGAGCTCGAGCAGATCAAGATCGGCGAAAAGGGCAAGCTCAACGCCCCGGGCGGCACCCAGCAGCACTGGCCTGTACACCACAAACAGCTCATCGACGGCCTCTTTGCGGAGGGGTACCGCCTGCGCTACTCCGGTGGCATGGTCCCGGACCTGCACCAGATCCTGCTCAAAGGGGGCGGACTCTTCAGCTACCCGGGTACGACAGACAAACCCGACGGCAAGCTGCGCAAGCTCTTCGAGGTTTTCCCCTTCGCCTTCGTCTACGAGATGGCCGGCGGCGCGGCGGTGGATGAAAAGGGCAACCGCCTCCTGGAGCTGCCGTGCAGCGACCCGCATGAGACGACGCCCTGCTTCTTCGGCTCCACCTATGAAATCGGCAAGGTGAAAGCGGCCTATGGCGCAGAGTGA
- a CDS encoding transglycosylase SLT domain-containing protein: MRLRAALATLLLGTLLSADITLEQIRSKPPSNARNFMIWQYFDQNITSAQADEAFYLIRNVGRRMFFAYAEKSARPEVAYTVKCMKMGVNDLIKSEDAGCMKLALSVGKLSAMHQKARDRVVGLVGDASLKAAAEVLNDPDLQQHYKRYPPALFLRVFNGSYGNSRRKQFNFIPDYDYMQLLAKAPGFTSAVMSTINDDKLSKFGWALTKVDAVESLDPRGLFYLGLNQLQRGKKSRAIELFQLSGDKAYYQSDKDKALFWQALASEKNDLMWKLLAQSWDINFYSLYAMEKTGIFPENYYSQLQTSDTVSDLNLSDPFVWNDLLDTINRTPKDELYALAKRYDAKNLVPLQSFIIEKASRYRLQGYVMPYDAELNDVDTDTKAIIYALMRQESRFIPAALSHSYALGLMQMMPFLCRAMDGKVDCGRDTLFDMFDPHINLLYAKPHIAWLQYRVYHPLFIAYAYNGGIGFTKRYLLDDKFNAGPYEPFLSMELMRTTETREYGKKVLTNYVVYKKILGEPVSLIDLCETLLHPSKTDRFRKTK, from the coding sequence ATGCGTCTGCGGGCCGCCCTCGCAACGCTCTTGCTCGGTACGCTGCTCAGCGCCGACATCACCCTGGAGCAGATCCGCTCCAAGCCCCCTTCCAATGCCCGCAACTTTATGATCTGGCAGTATTTCGACCAGAACATCACCTCTGCACAGGCCGACGAGGCGTTCTACCTGATCCGCAATGTTGGCAGACGGATGTTTTTCGCCTATGCCGAGAAGAGTGCCCGCCCCGAAGTCGCCTATACCGTCAAATGTATGAAAATGGGTGTCAATGACCTGATCAAGAGCGAGGATGCCGGCTGTATGAAACTGGCGCTCTCCGTTGGCAAACTCTCTGCGATGCATCAAAAGGCGCGCGACCGCGTTGTCGGGCTTGTGGGCGATGCCTCCCTCAAAGCCGCAGCGGAAGTGCTGAATGATCCTGACCTCCAGCAGCACTACAAGCGCTACCCGCCCGCCTTGTTTCTGCGCGTTTTCAACGGCAGCTACGGCAATTCCCGACGGAAGCAGTTTAATTTCATCCCCGATTACGACTACATGCAACTGCTGGCGAAGGCACCGGGCTTTACCTCCGCGGTCATGAGTACGATCAATGACGACAAACTCTCGAAGTTCGGCTGGGCACTGACCAAGGTTGATGCCGTTGAAAGCCTTGACCCGCGCGGGCTCTTTTACCTGGGACTGAACCAGCTGCAGCGCGGCAAAAAATCCCGGGCGATCGAACTCTTCCAGCTCTCCGGCGACAAAGCCTATTATCAGAGCGACAAGGACAAGGCGCTCTTCTGGCAGGCCCTGGCTTCGGAGAAGAACGACCTGATGTGGAAACTGCTGGCGCAGAGCTGGGACATCAACTTCTACTCCCTCTACGCGATGGAGAAAACGGGCATTTTCCCGGAAAACTACTACTCGCAGCTGCAGACATCCGACACCGTTTCGGATCTGAACCTCTCCGACCCCTTCGTCTGGAACGATCTGCTTGATACGATCAACCGGACACCGAAAGACGAGCTCTACGCCCTGGCCAAACGCTACGATGCGAAAAACCTCGTGCCGCTCCAGTCCTTCATTATCGAAAAGGCTTCCCGCTACCGCCTGCAGGGGTATGTCATGCCCTACGACGCAGAGCTAAACGACGTCGATACGGATACCAAGGCGATCATCTACGCGCTGATGCGCCAGGAGAGCCGGTTTATCCCGGCGGCCCTGTCGCACTCCTATGCCCTGGGGCTGATGCAGATGATGCCCTTTCTGTGTCGTGCGATGGACGGCAAGGTGGATTGCGGGCGCGATACCCTTTTTGACATGTTCGATCCGCATATCAATCTGCTCTACGCCAAGCCCCATATCGCGTGGCTGCAGTACCGCGTTTATCACCCCCTCTTCATCGCCTACGCCTATAACGGCGGCATCGGGTTCACCAAACGCTACCTGCTTGACGACAAGTTCAATGCCGGCCCCTACGAGCCTTTCTTAAGCATGGAGCTGATGCGGACGACGGAGACGCGGGAGTACGGGAAGAAGGTCTTGACCAACTACGTGGTCTACAAGAAGATCCTGGGCGAGCCGGTCTCGCTTATTGATCTGTGTGAAACGTTACTTCACCCTTCAAAGACGGACCGGTTCCGAAAAACAAAGTAA
- a CDS encoding YggT family protein: MSTFGSIIAGLGGIVHTLINVYIWVVIIAALLTWVRPDPTNPIVQVLYRLTEPAYSLLRRYVPTIFNGIDLAPLIIIIGLQVIDVIFVRLVYALAGAL; encoded by the coding sequence ATGAGCACCTTCGGCAGCATCATCGCAGGCCTCGGCGGTATCGTCCATACACTGATCAACGTCTATATCTGGGTCGTCATTATCGCCGCCCTGCTCACCTGGGTGCGCCCCGATCCGACCAACCCCATCGTACAGGTGCTGTACCGCCTGACCGAACCGGCCTACAGCCTGCTGCGCCGCTACGTGCCGACCATCTTCAACGGTATCGACCTCGCCCCGCTCATCATCATTATCGGCCTTCAGGTGATCGATGTCATCTTCGTCCGCCTGGTCTACGCGTTGGCAGGTGCGCTCTAA